The following proteins are encoded in a genomic region of Tenacibaculum sp. 190524A05c:
- the trpA gene encoding tryptophan synthase subunit alpha, with the protein MNTIQQIFQKKDKNLLSIFFTAGFPDLNGTEKIITELGSNGVDFIEVGLPYSDPLADGPTIQHSSSVALKNGMNLDVVFEQLQSLKDKNTTPLVLMGYVNQIIKYGEDAFCQKVVDCGIDTVIIPDLPMVEYETHYKALFAKYGITNVFLITPKTPDERIRKIDELTEGFIYMVASSSITGAKGEISQQQIDYFERIKSMNLKSKLIIGFGISDNATFTKACEYGNGAIIGSAFIKSLDKDGVDGTAGFVKSIKGE; encoded by the coding sequence ATGAATACAATTCAACAAATATTTCAAAAGAAAGATAAAAACCTTTTATCTATATTTTTTACAGCTGGATTTCCAGATTTAAATGGAACTGAAAAAATTATTACGGAATTAGGAAGTAACGGAGTTGATTTTATCGAAGTTGGTTTACCTTATTCAGATCCTTTGGCGGATGGACCAACAATTCAGCATAGTAGTTCTGTGGCATTAAAAAATGGAATGAACTTAGATGTTGTTTTCGAGCAACTTCAGTCTTTAAAAGATAAAAATACAACACCGTTAGTGTTAATGGGATATGTAAACCAAATTATCAAATACGGAGAGGATGCTTTTTGTCAAAAAGTAGTGGATTGTGGAATTGATACGGTGATTATTCCTGATTTACCAATGGTTGAATATGAAACGCATTACAAAGCTTTATTTGCGAAATACGGAATTACGAATGTGTTTTTAATCACACCAAAAACTCCAGATGAGAGAATTCGTAAAATAGATGAATTAACAGAAGGTTTTATTTACATGGTAGCTTCTTCATCAATTACAGGAGCAAAAGGTGAAATTTCTCAACAGCAAATTGATTATTTCGAAAGAATTAAATCAATGAACTTAAAAAGTAAGTTAATTATTGGGTTCGGTATTTCTGATAATGCAACGTTTACAAAAGCTTGTGAATATGGAAATGGAGCGATTATCGGATCTGCTTTTATTAAGAGTTTAGACAAAGATGGAGTGGATGGAACAGCAGGTTTTGTAAAAAGTATAAAAGGAGAATAG
- a CDS encoding DsbA family oxidoreductase, whose translation MKDTLKIDIVSDVVCPWCTVGYKHLQKAIDELNIADQVEIEWQPFELNPHMPAEGQDLTEHITQKYGSTKEQHEASRQRLVDAGANVDFTFDFYEGMRIVNTFDAHILLEYAKKFGKQTELKMRLTTAYFSERKDVSKEEVLKEALLAVGLNADEALAKLKDDEARYEVQSNKQYWQNLGVRSVPTIVFNRKEAVTGAQPIGVFKSILKEFTNSTKVKS comes from the coding sequence ATGAAAGATACATTAAAAATAGATATCGTTTCTGATGTTGTTTGCCCTTGGTGTACCGTTGGATATAAGCACTTACAAAAAGCAATTGACGAATTAAATATAGCAGACCAAGTAGAAATTGAATGGCAACCTTTTGAGTTAAATCCTCATATGCCAGCAGAAGGTCAGGATTTAACAGAACACATTACTCAAAAATATGGTTCTACCAAAGAACAACATGAAGCTTCTAGGCAAAGATTAGTTGATGCTGGAGCTAATGTTGATTTTACATTTGACTTTTATGAAGGAATGCGAATTGTTAACACTTTTGATGCTCATATTTTACTAGAATATGCTAAGAAGTTTGGTAAACAAACTGAATTAAAAATGCGATTAACTACAGCCTATTTCAGCGAACGAAAAGATGTTTCTAAAGAAGAAGTTTTAAAGGAAGCTTTATTAGCCGTTGGTTTAAATGCGGATGAAGCTTTGGCAAAATTAAAAGATGATGAAGCTCGTTATGAAGTTCAAAGCAATAAGCAATATTGGCAAAATCTTGGAGTAAGATCTGTACCCACTATAGTTTTTAACAGAAAGGAAGCTGTTACTGGGGCACAACCGATTGGAGTTTTTAAATCTATTTTAAAAGAATTTACCAATTCAACCAAAGTTAAATCATAA
- a CDS encoding helix-turn-helix domain-containing protein, with protein MKELLHFKRISDYHKLANLKAPQHPLISLIDYTQIKYPENIKEIKWRQDYYTIGLKRNVAYKFFYGQQEYDFDEGVMTFIAPNQVMSLGENPNLNTKPTGWLLLIHPDFFWNTDLAKKIKNYDFFGYSVSEALFLSEKEEHLIISLLENISSEYASNIDKFSQDIIISQLTTLLNYANRFYERQFITREKLNHRILNDFELVLINSLSDNELEEKGLPTVQKIAEKLSVTPNYLTGVLKHLTGQNTQQHIQSSIIKKAKEELTITNSSVSEIAYKLGFEYPSSFTKLFKNKTDMSPVEFRRKFN; from the coding sequence ATGAAAGAATTATTGCATTTTAAAAGAATTTCTGACTATCATAAGTTAGCCAACTTAAAAGCTCCACAGCATCCATTAATTAGCTTAATTGATTACACTCAAATTAAGTATCCAGAAAATATTAAAGAAATTAAATGGCGACAGGATTATTATACGATTGGCTTAAAAAGAAATGTAGCTTATAAGTTTTTTTATGGACAGCAAGAATATGATTTTGATGAAGGAGTTATGACTTTTATTGCTCCGAATCAAGTTATGAGTTTAGGAGAAAATCCAAATTTAAATACAAAACCAACGGGATGGCTTTTATTAATTCATCCCGACTTCTTTTGGAATACTGATCTTGCTAAAAAGATAAAGAATTATGATTTTTTCGGATATTCTGTAAGTGAAGCTTTATTTCTTTCTGAAAAAGAGGAGCATTTAATAATTTCATTATTAGAAAATATTTCGTCGGAATACGCTTCAAATATTGATAAGTTTAGTCAAGATATTATTATCTCTCAACTAACGACATTATTGAATTATGCGAACCGTTTTTATGAGCGGCAATTTATAACTAGAGAAAAGTTAAATCATAGAATTTTAAATGATTTTGAATTAGTTCTGATAAATTCTTTATCTGATAATGAGTTAGAAGAAAAAGGTTTGCCAACTGTTCAGAAAATAGCCGAAAAATTATCGGTTACCCCAAATTATTTAACAGGAGTTTTAAAACATTTAACGGGTCAAAATACACAACAGCACATTCAAAGTTCAATAATTAAAAAGGCAAAAGAAGAGTTAACCATAACCAATTCCTCTGTAAGTGAAATTGCGTATAAACTCGGATTCGAATATCCATCTTCCTTTACCAAATTATTTAAGAATAAGACAGATATGTCACCAGTGGAATTTAGAAGGAAATTTAACTAG
- a CDS encoding SDR family NAD(P)-dependent oxidoreductase: protein MNSKKTAIVTGGSRGLGREMVLNLAKEQHNIIFSYHSQKDKADEVIEEVKHYGANAVAFHYDANDLKSGEEFLQNVVKYQEENYGMPNFDFLINNAGTGTFNLVKDTEEEQFDTMLNIHLKSVYFLTQKALKYMNQSGRIINISSGLTRFSLPGMSSYAIMKSAVETFTKYLAKELGERKITANVVAPGAIATDFAGATNRDNLEKRTIIENITALGRVGEAEDIGGVVSFLCSEKAGWINGQRIEVSGGMVL, encoded by the coding sequence ATGAATTCAAAGAAAACAGCAATAGTTACAGGTGGAAGTAGAGGTTTAGGAAGAGAAATGGTTTTAAACCTTGCAAAAGAGCAGCACAATATTATCTTTTCCTACCATAGTCAAAAGGATAAAGCGGATGAAGTAATTGAGGAAGTCAAACACTATGGTGCAAATGCAGTTGCTTTTCATTATGACGCAAATGATCTAAAAAGTGGAGAGGAGTTTTTACAAAATGTAGTGAAGTATCAGGAAGAGAATTATGGAATGCCGAATTTTGATTTTTTAATCAATAATGCAGGAACAGGAACTTTTAATTTGGTGAAAGATACAGAGGAGGAACAGTTTGATACGATGTTAAATATTCATTTAAAAAGTGTTTATTTTCTAACTCAAAAAGCACTAAAATATATGAACCAATCAGGTAGAATTATTAATATTTCAAGTGGTTTAACACGATTTAGTTTACCTGGAATGTCTTCATATGCTATAATGAAGTCGGCAGTTGAAACGTTTACAAAATATTTAGCCAAGGAATTAGGTGAACGAAAAATTACGGCGAATGTAGTTGCGCCTGGAGCAATTGCAACAGACTTTGCTGGTGCAACAAATAGAGATAATTTGGAGAAAAGAACAATAATAGAAAATATTACAGCACTAGGTCGTGTTGGAGAGGCTGAAGATATTGGAGGCGTTGTTTCATTTTTATGTTCTGAAAAAGCAGGATGGATTAACGGTCAACGCATTGAAGTTTCGGGAGGAATGGTTTTATAA